In Oryza sativa Japonica Group chromosome 11, ASM3414082v1, the following are encoded in one genomic region:
- the LOC107279481 gene encoding uncharacterized protein isoform X1, with protein MAPRKRSHPRRKPEERANVNVSSLNNIFISAEPGATFPRWFITEAATNHMTSDKSIFSDLKPMAGLVIDDRAGAGAGLPMHGIGAVYSWEVALQDVWYVPGMSAYIGLVSAGQLTAIGLKTEIAGDVCTITSADGSEVGKGRMVSDKIFQVDFLRVPFN; from the exons ATGGCACCTCGCAAAAGGTCGCATCCTAGAAG AAAACCAGAGGAAAGAGCAAATGTCAATGTCAGCAGTCTCAACAACATCTTCATAAGTGCAGAGCCCGGAGCAACATTTCCTAGATGGTTCATCACAGAAGCTGCTACAAACCACATGACCAGCGACAAGAGCATCTTCTCCGACCTCAAGCCTATGGCCGGCCTTGTCATCGACGAccgtgccggcgccggcgcagggTTGCCGATGCACGGCATTGGAGCTGTGTACTCATGGGAGGTGGCGCTCCAAGATGTGTGGTATGTGCCGGGGATGAGTGCCTACATTGGCTTAGTTTCTGCTGGTCAGCTCACTGCAATTGGTCTCAAAACTGAGATTGCAGGAGATGTCTGCACCATCACTAGTGCTGATGGATCTGAAGTTGGCAAAGGGCGTATGGTTAGTGATAAAATCTTTCAGGTGGATTTCCTCCGAGTTCCGTTTAATTAG
- the LOC107279481 gene encoding uncharacterized protein isoform X2, protein MAPRKRSHPRRKPEERANVNVSSLNNIFISAEPGATFPRWFITEAATNHMTSDKSIFSDLKPMAGLVIDDRAGAGAGLPMHGIGAVYSWEVALQDVWRCLHHH, encoded by the exons ATGGCACCTCGCAAAAGGTCGCATCCTAGAAG AAAACCAGAGGAAAGAGCAAATGTCAATGTCAGCAGTCTCAACAACATCTTCATAAGTGCAGAGCCCGGAGCAACATTTCCTAGATGGTTCATCACAGAAGCTGCTACAAACCACATGACCAGCGACAAGAGCATCTTCTCCGACCTCAAGCCTATGGCCGGCCTTGTCATCGACGAccgtgccggcgccggcgcagggTTGCCGATGCACGGCATTGGAGCTGTGTACTCATGGGAGGTGGCGCTCCAAGATGTGTG GAGATGTCTGCACCATCACTAG